The Variovorax sp. PMC12 genome segment GCGCCGGCGCCGCTGATGCCGGAGATCACGACGCCCGCCATGCTCATGCCGGCTCCCGCGCCGGTTGCGCCGCCCAAGCCCGCGCCGCCGCCGCTGCCGTCCGACCTGCAGGCCTACCTCGACCAGCAGGAGCGCGAGATTCTCGTGCGCGCGCTGCACGACAGCGGCTTCAACCGCACCGCCGCCGCCGCGCGGCTCGGCATGAGCCTGCGCCAGATCCGCTACCGCATCGCGCGCCTGGGCATCACCACGCCCAACGGCGACGATGGCGCGAGCAGCCATGCCGACGACTGAAGGCACCGCAGGCGGCAACGACGACGGTGCGCTCTGGCAGGCCGGCTGGTACCGCTTCGCGAAGGCGCTGCCCTCTCCGAACTTCGGCCCCCGCCCCGCGGGCGCGAATACCGACCTCGTCGTGATCCATTCGATCAGCCTGCCGCCCGGCGAGTACGGCGGCGACGCTGTGCAGCGGCTCTTCACCAACCGGCTCGACTGGGACGCGCACCCCTACTTCCAGTCGATCCGCGGGCTCGAGGTGTCCTCGCATTTCTACGTGCGCCGCAACGGCGAGCTCTGGCAGTTCGTGAGCTGCGACGACCGCGCCTGGCATGCCGGCGTGTCGTCGTGGCGCGGCCGCGGCAACTGCAACGACGACTCGGTCGGCATCGAGCTCGAAGGCCTCGAGGGCCAGTTGTTCGACGCGCCGCAATACGAGACGCTCGCGAGCCTGTGCGCCGCGATCGCGCAGCACTATCCCATCGCCCACATCGCCGGCCACGAGCACATCGCGCCGGGCCGCAAGCAAGACCCCGGCGCCGGTTTCGACTGGCGCCTGCTGCGCGAGCAATTGGGCTGGAGTCCACAAATGTTTCCTGCACAGGTGGTGCAGCGCTAATTTTTTCAATCGCGCGGCGGCTCGCGATGCGCGGATCGTGCGTCGCGGCAATGCGAAAATGTCTGTCGCTCGATCAAGCAACCATGCGCCTTGCAGGCCCAAATCGGCTCGCAAGCCAAGCCCCATGCGGCTTGCGCGACCATAGCCCAGTATTCACGCGGCATCTCTGCTGTTGTCCTACGCCGAAAGAGATGCCGGCAAGGCTTGTATCGAGACGAAAACGCTACATCTAGTGGGTTGTACACCCCTCGCACCCTAGATATAGTGTCCAACGTCCGGTCATCAACACCGGCGCGACGCCCGGCCCAGGCGTCGCCATCCAACAAGAATTGCCAACCGAGAGGAAGCGAATGCAAACTGCCCTGACCCCCCAATCGACCCCGCGTGCCGTTCCCTCGACGCCACCGCAGCAGCAGCGAGACACTGCCGGCTCCCCCAACGTCCAGAACCTGGCCCACTACCAGATCATCCGCCGCAACGGCGCCGTGGTGCCCTTCGAGCCGAACAAGATCGCCATCGCGATGATGAAGGCCTTCCTCGCCGTGCACGGCACGCAGGGCGCGGCTTCGGCCAGCGTTCGCGAGACGGTCGACGTGCTCACGCAAGGCGTGATCCGCGCGCTGGTGCGCTCGCGTCCGGGCGGCGGCACCTTCCACATCGAAGACGTGCAGGACCAGGTCGAACTCGGCCTGATGCGCGGCGGCCATCATGAAATCGCGCGCGCCTACGTGCTGTACCGCGAGCGCCGCACGCAGGAGCGTTCGAAGCAGGGCGAACAACAAGCGCCGGCCACGCCCGCGCTGCACGTGCTGGACAACGGCGAGCTGGTCGCGCTCGACATCAACGAGCTCAAGGGCCTGATCGAATCCGCCTGCGAGAACCTGGGCGAGAGCATCACCGCCGCGCCAATCGTCGCCGAGACGATGCGCAACCTGTACGACGGCGTGCCGCTCGACGAGGTCTACAAGGCCTCGATCCTGGCCGCCCGCACGCTGATCGAGAAGGACCCCGACTACACCTTCGCCACCGCGCGCCTGCTGCTGCACACGATCTTCAAGGAAATCATCGGCCGCGAAGTGATGCCCGCCGAGCGCGCCACCGCCTATGCCGACTACTTCCCGCAGTTCATCAAGAAGGGCGTGGACAACGACCTGCTCGACGAAAAGCTGCTGCAGTACGACCTGCCCCGCCTGGGCGCCGCCCTGAAGGCCGAACGCGACAACCAGTTCGACTACCTCGGCCTGCAGACCCTGTACGACCGCTACTTCCTGCACGTGCGCAAGACCCGCATCGAGCTGCCGCAGGCCTTCTTCATGCGCGTGGCCATGGGCCTGTCGCTGAACGAAATCGACCGCGAAGCCCGCGCCATCGAGTTCTATGAAGTGCTGTCGTCGTTCGACTTCATGTCGAGCACGCCCACGCTGTTCAACGCCGGCACGCTGCGCTCGCAGCTGTCGAGCTGCTACCTGACCACCGTGCCAGACGACCTGGACGGCATCTACGAGTCGATCAAGGAAAACGCGCTGCTGTCGAAGTTCGCCGGCGGCCTGGGCAACGACTGGACCCGCGTTCGCGCACTCGGCAGCCACATCAAGGGCACCAACGGCGAATCGCAGGGCGTGGTGCCGTTCCTGAAGGTGGTGAACGACACGGCCGTGGCCGTGAACCAGGGCGGCAAGCGCAAGGGCGCCGTCTGCACCTACCTGGAAACCTGGCACCTCGACATCGAGGAGTTCCTGGAGCTGCGCAAGAACACCGGCGACGACCGCCGCCGCACGCACGACATGAACACCGCCAACTGGATCCCCGACCTGTTCATGCGCCGCGTGATGGAAAAGGGCACCTGGACGCTGTTCTCGCCCTCCAACGTGCCCGACCTGCACGACCTGTTCGGCGCCGAATTCGAGAAGGCCTACGTCGCCTACGAAGAGAAGGCTGCCCGTGGCGACATCAAGCCCGCGCGCACCATCCAGGCGACCGACCTGTGGCGCAAGATGCTCACGATGCTGTTCGAGACCGGCCACCCCTGGATCACGTTCAAGGACGCCTGCAACGTGCGCTCGCCCCAGCAGCACGCCGGCGTCGTGCACTCGTCGAACCTGTGCACCGAGATCACGCTGAACACCAGCGACACCGAAACCGCCGTGTGCAACCTCGGCTCGGTGAACCTGCTGCAGCATCTGAAGGACGGCAAGGTCGACCAGGAAAAGCTCAAGAAGACGATCTCCACGGCGATGCGCATGCTCGACAACGTGATCGACATCAACTACTACGCCGTGAAGAAGGCGCGCGACTCGAACCTGCGCCACCGTCCGGTCGGCCTGGGCCTGATGGGCTTCCAGGACGCGCTGTACGAACTGCGCATTCCCTACGCCTCGCAAGAAGCCGTGCAGTTCGCCGACGAGTCGATGGAAGCCATCTGCTACCACGCCTACTGGGCATCGACCGAGCTTGCCCGCGAACGCGGCAAGTACTCGAGCTACAAGGGCTCGCTGTGGGACAAGGGCATCCTGCCGATCGACTCGCTCGACCTGCTGGAAAAGGCACGCGGCGGCTACGTCGAGGTCGACCGCTCGGCCACCCTCGACTGGGACGCGCTGCGCCAGAAGATCAAGGCCGACGGCATGCGCAATTCGAACTGCGTGGCCATCGCTCCGACCGCGACCATCTCGAACATCATCGGCGTGGACGCATCGATCGAACCCTGCTTCGGCAACCTGTCGGTCAAGTCGAACCTGTCGGGCGAATTCACCGTGATCAACCACTACCTGGTGCGCGACCTGAAGCGCCTGGGCCTGTGGGACGACGTGATGGTCATGGACCTGAAGCACTTCGACGGCTCGCTGCGTCCGATCGACCGCGTGCCGCAGGACGTGAAGGCGCTCTACGCCACCGCGTTCGAAGTGGAAACCACGTGGCTGGTGGAAGCCGCCGCGCGTCGCCAGAAGTGGATCGACCAGGCGCAGTCGCTGAACATCTACATGGCCGGCGCATCGGGCAAGAAGCTCGACGACACGTACAAGCTCGCATGGCTGCGCGGCCTGAAGACGACCTACTACCTGCGCACGCAGAGCGCGACGCACGCCGAGAAGTCGACGGTGCAGTCGGGCCGGCTCAACGCAGTGTCGTCGGGCAGCGATGCACCTTCGGGCATGAGCGCGCTCGA includes the following:
- the ampD gene encoding 1,6-anhydro-N-acetylmuramyl-L-alanine amidase AmpD, yielding MPTTEGTAGGNDDGALWQAGWYRFAKALPSPNFGPRPAGANTDLVVIHSISLPPGEYGGDAVQRLFTNRLDWDAHPYFQSIRGLEVSSHFYVRRNGELWQFVSCDDRAWHAGVSSWRGRGNCNDDSVGIELEGLEGQLFDAPQYETLASLCAAIAQHYPIAHIAGHEHIAPGRKQDPGAGFDWRLLREQLGWSPQMFPAQVVQR
- a CDS encoding ribonucleoside-diphosphate reductase subunit alpha, with amino-acid sequence MQTALTPQSTPRAVPSTPPQQQRDTAGSPNVQNLAHYQIIRRNGAVVPFEPNKIAIAMMKAFLAVHGTQGAASASVRETVDVLTQGVIRALVRSRPGGGTFHIEDVQDQVELGLMRGGHHEIARAYVLYRERRTQERSKQGEQQAPATPALHVLDNGELVALDINELKGLIESACENLGESITAAPIVAETMRNLYDGVPLDEVYKASILAARTLIEKDPDYTFATARLLLHTIFKEIIGREVMPAERATAYADYFPQFIKKGVDNDLLDEKLLQYDLPRLGAALKAERDNQFDYLGLQTLYDRYFLHVRKTRIELPQAFFMRVAMGLSLNEIDREARAIEFYEVLSSFDFMSSTPTLFNAGTLRSQLSSCYLTTVPDDLDGIYESIKENALLSKFAGGLGNDWTRVRALGSHIKGTNGESQGVVPFLKVVNDTAVAVNQGGKRKGAVCTYLETWHLDIEEFLELRKNTGDDRRRTHDMNTANWIPDLFMRRVMEKGTWTLFSPSNVPDLHDLFGAEFEKAYVAYEEKAARGDIKPARTIQATDLWRKMLTMLFETGHPWITFKDACNVRSPQQHAGVVHSSNLCTEITLNTSDTETAVCNLGSVNLLQHLKDGKVDQEKLKKTISTAMRMLDNVIDINYYAVKKARDSNLRHRPVGLGLMGFQDALYELRIPYASQEAVQFADESMEAICYHAYWASTELARERGKYSSYKGSLWDKGILPIDSLDLLEKARGGYVEVDRSATLDWDALRQKIKADGMRNSNCVAIAPTATISNIIGVDASIEPCFGNLSVKSNLSGEFTVINHYLVRDLKRLGLWDDVMVMDLKHFDGSLRPIDRVPQDVKALYATAFEVETTWLVEAAARRQKWIDQAQSLNIYMAGASGKKLDDTYKLAWLRGLKTTYYLRTQSATHAEKSTVQSGRLNAVSSGSDAPSGMSALEAAAAAAKAQMNAIPATDIAFCGVDDPTCEACQ